In Poecile atricapillus isolate bPoeAtr1 chromosome 1, bPoeAtr1.hap1, whole genome shotgun sequence, the sequence GTAATCTGTACCATGAGTTAAAACTGTAGTGTTTTTCACAGAAGGGTTTATAGACAGTCAAAGATATGAAACCCTTTTTTATtgcatatatttctttttattttacaaataattaTATTCACTGATACAAATGTTCCTTCACAGaaggtacatttttttttttcaaaaaaaaggGATAGAGTGTCATCCAAAATAAGCCATTTATTGTTcattaatataaaatgtattcaTATTTCTAGGGGGTGTCATATCCAAACCACTGCTCATCCAAATTTCCTGTATGATCTGTTCCCTGCGCTCAATCCTTTCGGCCAgttctgctgcctctgctgagTTATAACCTGAGTAACAGGGTCTGTAAAGTCCATCTGTCTCATCCTGGGTGTTTGAAAGGGAGgaatcctcctcttcctcctcctcctcctgttcaCTGCTCTCGTAGGCTCTGGCACTCTCTGGCACCAGCTGATCCCTCTTCCTGTGCAGCTTCTGGATGTCACTAGGACACAATACGCAGATCACCAAGGCACACAGTGTGAGGATTAATCCCACACAAACACTGGACACAAACAGGAGAGCGGCTCTTTCAAGGTGATCTGCAGGCAAGAAAGCCAGGGCTTAATCACTTTACAAACTGCCAAGGCTGTTTACAAACCCCCAGCTGCCATTCCCACACTGTTCCATAGCCAAACCTCCCAACACTCACAGCCCAACcccaccagctctgcctctgaACTGTTGGGCAAAAATCCAGTCTGATTATAACACTGTAAAATAACAACATGGCCCCAACCCTTTATGAGCAGCTTGGTGCTGTTGTCAACAAGCTACCAGCTACTCTGCATGCCTTGTTTGGTCCTTCCAGCCATCCTACCAAAACGGGCTTTGCCCTCACCAACAGGGCATGCAAAGAGTGactctgggctctgcagggcctcAGCAGCATCTTCAGGCCAGGCTGAGGAGGGAGCACTTTTCTTCCTTCGCACTTAGTGCTGCTAATTCACAAAACCTACTTTGTCTTGCAGCAGAGACGACTGGGTTtggtgactttttttctttttttttattactccTTGATACTCCTTGTGTATGTATGCAACCCAATGTTCCTGAGGACAGATGTCTCCAGTGCTCACGCATGTCAGGGCCAGGTTTTCAAAACTACTGAACAACCAACAGTCACCatcaaaagtttaaaaatatcttgGCTGTAGTTGCTAAGTGTTTGAGTCCTTCAAGGCAAGGAATATTCCCTAAATATGAATTATGCTGGGATTGTCCCATCCACAAGATTGTGATTATATTGTAATATCATTACCATAAACTTGGGATTACTAGTTGTAACCATTGGAGTTgatcctcccttttcccacaaTGCCATGATCTAGCAAGCAAAACAATCTCAGCCTCATTTTCCTACCTTTAATGTATGCAAATGTAGCCAAGTAGTTAGAGCTAACTATAGTTCCATCTTTCTTTGGAAGTCTCGATTCCCTTGGATCAAGGTCGACACCTGTGACACGAGGAGGTAAAGTAAATTCAGTGAAGCTACTAAATTAATATTCACCCAGTAACTTTCCAGCTAACAAGTCCACCCAAAACACAGGCAGGCCCATGCCatgctgaaggagctgcagaacaCTAGAGCAAACAATGCTCGATAAGTTAAAgtataattaataaattatcgAAAATATCAAACATGTAGAAAAttgcaaattaatttaaaagagtCTGTTGCCAAGTGAAACCCCTTGTGCCTATTCCCATTGGggtttctgaaataattttacttcATGAAGCTTTGCATTTCTCCAATGGCCTTCCCAGCCCAACCATTCCATGTACTCCTGTTACTGGGGACACACATCAGCCTCGTCCTTAACTTTGTGGCCTTTGAGAAGAGCTGGTGTTAGCATAACTTGTAAAAGATTCTTCACTCTGAAACAACTACAGTTTCACTTTTAGTCTTCCCAGCATGCTGGCTCTGGTCAGGCTGGGCAGGTCACTCTTCCAACAGCGTTGCTATGACTGCAGGACTGTGCTCACATCCCACTCCCAGCCTGTCCTCTGCTCTCCAACAGAAAGACCAGCTCGTTCAGCAGGGTTTCCACTACTTCATCCCAAAccctgtgtctgtgctgctacATACCATTGTTCTGTTTGACGGAAGACTTGTTATCAGGGACCAGGGGGTTGACAGCCGTGAGGATAAATTTAGGAACTGCAAAGACAAAAGACAAATTATGTTCTGTTAGTTTTAAGAACCCTCTCCCCAGTTATTTACGAATCCCACTGCTAACCCTGCGTTTATTAACTGGGTTTCTGACAGTGGTATTGAAGGTTGGActgattttgggggtcttttccagccttaatgattgTGTGGTTCTTGCAAAGTCAGGGCAGCTCTGGGTCTGTGGCTGGGTCTATGCaccagcctgctccaggaacaTCAGTGCATCTCCATACAGCCTGGCAACCTGCCCCTTGTTTTCAACTCCTCAAGGGTGTGCCAACCAGTGGATGGAGACAAAATTGGCCTCTAAATTCAGTATAAACTGGGATACAGCCAGATGCTAAGTTGCATCTAGATACTGGGTTTGAATGAGAATGATTCACTGTAATTCTAAGATAAGTGTTAAAGTCTTGTGTGATGTCATTTGCGAAGCTTCTGAGATGGATGGTTGCCAAGGAAGATGGGGAGGATGGGAATAAATGAGCTGCATCTTtctaatttcattaatttattccCTTGGTATGTGTTCACAGTCTTcttcaaataattaaaagaacTACAAGCAGGTGCATTGTACAGACATTGAAAGATCACATATTCTGTAATGGATGGATGGACCCTTCAGCTGCCCAGATCTTAGCACCTGTTCCTATACTATGTGAAGGTACATTGATTGATTTTCAGACTGATGGGggtaaaaaggaagaaatttcaAGTATGACACTCACCTCTGTTGTCCATATAAACATTTGCCAAGAAATAGTGTTGAGAGAGTTAAATAGAACAGAGGAGACTGAGGTTTGCAGCTTAGCATAgttttcatttggaaaacaaCTAAAAATAGCACTTCTTTCTGAGCAgaacttttctttctgtgtgggCACAAAGTCAGAGCTGTTTCCTTTCCTGATAAAGGAATCCTTTTGGGAGCCTTGGCTCTTGTTTGCAGTGGAAGGCCAACAGATACAGGGGTAAATAAGCTCATTTCTATTTTGTCTTGTACCTTATGGTAGTTTGTAGCTGTTTTCCAGTGGCAGAATACTTTCCTTGGTTGTGGGACAGACAGAGAGCAGGATTGTTTCCAGCCTGCAGTCTGCATTTGCAGGCCTGGCTGTTATGAACAACATGTCTGTGTTATGAACAACGTCCTGGGAGGATGCGCCATCTCCAGCGCCCATACGGGACCCGAAGCTCCTATCACATGGCCTGGGACTCCTTcacctgtgctcctgtgctgatgttcctcctgctcccctcccagGGGAAGCTCCCCAGTGCTTCACTTGGTCTTTTCCCCTTTATATTTCCCTTTATATATCCCCAAATATTTATTGTAGGGGAATGTTTAATTCAAAATGGCATGGAGAGAAAGCCTCTGGCTGCTTGCATTGCTTGTTTTCAATATGGTGCCTTTCAGATGCAAGGACTTTAACTGGTATAGGCTACATCAGGCTGCTGAACAGAACAGCTGGTACCAGCATAGGAATTTTTATTAAGACAATCACATCTGTATTACAACTTGTGCCAGCACTACTTTGGCAAGCAGGAGTCAGTCGCCTCCTACAGACTGCCAAAGGCAGCCCACAAAGGGTCTCTGGCATCCAAGGAGTCTGGATACACCACGGGTCTGCAGGAGCCATGAGAGAGGATTCCGTGATCCTGAAGTGCAGACTCAGCAAGAGCCAGGAGGTCCCACCTCATGCAGACAGGAGATGATGCTGAGCAGATCACTGGGGGCACTGAGACTTCAAGGAAccagcacctcccagctcctgtcATGTTTTTACTGTCAGAAATGATCTGCAAATGTAAAAATGCATCCAGACTCACTACCCCTAAACAGCTGCTGACCACTGTGTGGGGAGTATGGGGTTTTCTCACATTCCTGACCATGATAGAAATACTTTGAAGTGTGGCACAGCCCTGAGGACGaaagtgctgtgctctgctgagttCTTGTCACTACAGGGGGAGATCTATTTGCATTATTTTGGGAAGCATCAGATTAGCTGGCATCCTCTGGTGAGGAGAATGAATGTAAAATATCATTCTGGAATATGCCAAATTCTTCCCATGTTCATTAGATGAGCTGTAAAATAATCAGACCTGCAAATCATTGGCTAATGCTTCAGATAGCACAGCCCAGTAAGATTTGGCAGGAGAAAAACTCTTCCAAATGTGCCAGTAACAGAAAAGAACACTATTTGTTACCCGTGTGTTTTTGCAAAACCACATCCCTAAATAACAGAACGTGTAACTCCAGTGCCAACAAACTCACTCTGCTTTTCTGGTACACAGACATGCAAAGTTGAGCGACTTGTTGTAATTACGCTCATGCTAATTAGAGAGAATTACATTAACTCATTCATAAAGGCAGCTGCACAATAATATAATGTACTGGTGCAATGGCAGATTCCCAGATATCTCCAATAATAGGAAGCTGAATTATTGCACCACCTTTCAGAGCTGACAACCAGTTCCTGGGGAGACTGAAAATCTCTCAGGGCTCATTTTCCTCTGATCTTCAGGTAGAGGTGATCTGGCCATCAATCTTACACTGCTGTTCTTCAAAGCATGTCTCAGGTAACCTGTGCCCTTTGACCACTACTCACTAGGGATGCAGCCAAAGGACTTTGCAGTATGTacccatggagctgctcctttTGAAGTATTTTAGGGAATTCTGCTCGCCTCTTAGGAAATTATATGTCTATAGCAAGCAATATGGAAAACTGTTCCCTCTTGTCTGAGGAATGAGCTGAAGTACATTTCAATCCTGCAAGGGATCTATAACCTCAAGCTTTTACTTTCCATAAACCTTCACTTCCCTTTCCATGAGAAAGGAAACTCCTCTGTGAGGGAGAAGCTGTAGATGTACTCACGTGAATCAGGTTTCAGGACTGAGCTTGTACACAGTGCTTCAATTATGCTGGACTGTTTTACATGCACTGATGCCAGGCAGTGTTGATTTTTCCTAGCTCTGTTGCAGGTGAACTCTGTGGAACAAACTCTTATCTTGATAGTATTTCTCAAAAATATTGAACTATATAGTTGATATTTTATTGTTGGTTGCATTTTTTATAGCAAAAAGACCCCTTAATGCTAGAGTATTTATTAGGTGCTGCTGTGCCTAGGGGGTTGTTTCTTGTATGGCTGTCACAAACTTCCTGTGGTAAAGGGAAGTGGATATTTAGGAAGGCTTAGTGCCCATATGTGGACATGTGTGTGTCTTTGCAAGCAGAAATGAGGGCATGAAAATGATTGTGCGTTTGCTCTTACCGCATGCATAGCTGACATTTAGGTATTTTGTCACTCCAGGTAGGCATGGACTTCCAAAATCCCGGCTACTGACAGTAATTTTGCATCTCTGTTTCCCATAACACCTTTTGGATAACACTTCCAGCGCTGTGTAAGACAAAcagtctgaaagaaaaaatacatgcaATAAATATACAATACCCTGGTGTTATCTGAAATGAGAACTGCTGGCTGCATGACTAGAGATACAAATCTGCACCTGATCTCAGGTATAACTTCGCCTTAGCAGGATTTCAGAGTTAAATATTAAGATTTGTCAATGCAAGGAAGTCAGCTGCAATAAATGTGAACTTGCAGCGAGGTAACTCTCCCATGTTGCCTTACAGGTGCATACTCCAAGGGTGCAGGAAGAGTCTCATCAAATTCCAAACAGGTGCCCAATAAAAGGTCTCAATGTTCCATTCAGGATGTGTTGGAAAAAATAAGCACATCCAAATAGCTCTCCATCTATTCCATCCCAAATTAAGAGAGATGAAATGCTGTTTCCAAGTCTGTTTCTCGGCCCTGGGTTACTGAGATGAGTCAACTGGATAGCCAAGTTCAGTTCAAGTCAGGTGAGATCAATTTTTATGTGTTGCAACAGCTCAGGCTACAGGGAAGTTCAGGATATTAAAAAGTAGCTTTTCATTTACTATGAAGAGGTCAAAATGGGCTAAATATTTAACCAGGGAAACATGTGGCTTCCAAAAATGGGTTTTGCACTGgagctgaaattatttgagtGGGAAAGTGTGTGAGTCACcctctgctttaaaaaaaaaagaacgtCTCTAAATGTGATTAAGTTCTCTGTATCCACATGTGCTAAACTCCAAGCcacaaagcaaaaaacaccCTGTAGTTTTGGTTTCTAAACCAAAAGGATGCAGAAAGAACAAGTTTGGAGCAAGTAGTACTTCTCTGAACCTTTCTGCATCACCCCACACACTGCGGGTTTCTGTGTATGACAGAAATGTCTCATTCTAGGCTGCGGAGGCAAGGGTGCTCTAGAGGTCTGAAACATCATTTTCTGGGGGTTAAAATAGTCCCTCTTCCTAGAATAAAGGATGACCTCCAGTCACCTACCAACTGCTGAAGTTCATTTGTGCCTCTTTAGAGGAAGGACAAACACCATTTGCAAAGACACTCCAAAGGTTCCCCAAATGTGTTTGAAAAGAAGAGAAGGTTTGAGACTGAGTTCTTGGCATTTAATATGTGAAAATGGGGCAGATTTGTAATTTTTACAGTTAACTCCCTGACACCAGTACTAAACAAGTTGTATACCTGGGCGGAGCCATCAGGAGATAATGGGCTGATCTGTCTGGCAAAGGGCTCATGGGTTGCTTTGGACATAGATTTTAGGAGAGAGCTCTTTGACTTTTCAGAGACCTAAAATCCCAATACCTGTGTGTCCCAAGAGACtgctgggaaggcagggaagggctgacCTAAAGCATTGGGTAGTTCTGATTAAGTAACTCAGCAGTTTTAGTTTCCCTCCCTGGCAATTTCAGATGAGTAAGGATATATTTGGGTGGATGTTTTAGGCAGCCAGTAGCTTACTTTGGCAAGTACAAAACTAGCTGGAGAATATCAGGAGGAATTGTCGGGTGATTGAGAAATGAATGGACTGGGAGCACAACAGCACACTGGCAAACTGAATTATGTTTTCTATAGAATTTCCTGCCCTGGGAGCTACTCTTGATACCTTATGAAATCAGGAAGATGCTGTGCTGATGGTCTTTGACATATTCAGTGATATGGCAAGTGTATGCTTCATTTTGCCTTTGCTTATGTTTCTGGGACTTAATAGCTTCTTGTCATCTCTATCCATGTGGGATTTGGCTCTTCTACCTGAGGAGCCAGTTGTTATATGCCTGCAGGATCTTGGCAGGCTAGTTTTTGGAAAACCTCCCAATGCTTGCCTTGGTGTCATAGGTGAGTAAATGCAAACCGTGGCCCGTTTCTTCtgcaggacaggacagatgtTACCTGGAAagtcttaaaaaagaaaacaacctaTTTAAGACTTCCTGCATTCTGaaaagattttggttttttgtgattcaataaaaaatcctgtctggTTGACATGTGGCCTTGCTACCTTCCCACTAGTTCTCCCAGCAGCTATGATGGGATTAACCTGAATAACTTATCCTCCTCCTGGTCAAACACCTTTTTCTAGTGACTGAATGAGGAGAGATTAGTGCTGTGTTTTGAGTAAAGGAATCCCATGGAATGGCCCCAAAGAAACCATGAATTGGGAGATGAACTTAAATACACAATGTGGCTTCTTTCTGACTAAGTGCTGTTTGATCTACACAGATATTTCTGGGGCTTGTTAGACTGGTACCATACATTTTCAATAACCTGCCTCTGGAAAAGGCACATTCCCAGAGTGCTAAAAGGCTGGTGGCATCCGGCAGTGGTGGACAAGGCAGCAGTGTATGGCTGGGAAAACACTCCATTCTCCACGCTTTTCTCCCAAAGTTGCTTGTTAGACACCAAGACTGTCGGTGGATCTTTTGTACGAGACACTGCTATGGATGGCACGGGGACACGGGTGTCAAGACGAGGTTCTTAATGCAGTAATAAACTATCCAATCTGACTGCAGCTATTTAATAGTTGGAGTAGAAAGCCTTGTTTCTGGAGGAAAGGCTCCTTCAGCTCCCTAATTAGCTTTGTTTGGGAAAGTTTTGGCATGCAAATGATATGCCATAAATCATGCAGGCTTTAATGAGAAGTaatttgtcttctgttttttaCAGCTTCTCTCAATTCAGACAGGAGgagctttccctccctttctttCCACCCTACCACACAAAACCTGCAGGTGATGGAGCATCTTGTGCCAGGCTCCAGTGACAGCATCCTGTCCCACCCTCTCCAAATGTTTCAAATTGCTTTCATCCCCAACTGTTCCTTGTGCTGCTTTATGTGTtctgggctgtgcccacccACAGAAGAATAAGGAGCTCACTATTAAAATCAACTGAAAGCAAAGATTTCACACCTCCAAATCAGGATGGCTTGTGCTTTGTGGAGCCCAGATCTCAGCTGTGGGGACAAGAATTGACAAGGGGAAACTAAGGAGTTTGGAGCAAGCTAAGGCTGCAGACTTCTAAAGAAAGTTGCTGAAATAATATGGTAATTTATGCAGGAGCATGGCACACAGGGTCCTGCCTATGCATCAGAAAAGGGCCACTTGAACTGCTGATTCCAGCAGAAACACACAGTGTGATCAGCAGCACTTTTgtaccaaaaaacccccacacttggtatctctctctcctccttgcACATGCATGTGCAGAGAGGGGGATCCATCCCACCAAACACCAAGGGCAAGAGACAAATGTGGTTCTCCATTTCCTGAGAGCAGGAACCAGACTCGCTGCTCCTGCATGTGAACAGGCAGGAGTTCCTTGGCTCCTTTTAGACTTAAGGGCCAAGTGTACTTTTCCAGACCTTTCACAAATGTGAGCCATGAAAAAATATACCCAAGAAACCCCTGAACTGCTGGTAAATAAAACATTACTGGTTGAAGTGATCTGTGTTTTAATGTTCTCCAAGCAACTTCCACCAGCCAAATCTGATCTTCCCTGTTCATCTCAGAAGAAAGTTATTTGGACTCTAAAAATGGTGGCTGGTCTCTTCCTCCCTTCAATCACTCCTAAGCCTGCCACTGCTCTGAAAACCTCTTCTTTTAAGGGAGTTTTGTCTTGACAACCTTCAAGGGGCAAAGGGGTGCCATGGCTCCTACTGGCACGTCTTGGGGCCCAAAGCACCTATTAAGCTTCCCAGTTTGCTTGGGCTGACACAGGCAAGTACCTTTTCATATCTGATGTCTGCACATAGAGAACTGACTTTAGGGGTTTTGTGATGGAAGCAAAATTGAACTATTTTATCCTTACTTTTgtatccacaaaattcatgacTCCTGTCTCACACGCCCAAAGTGCCAAGACAGTGGCAAACATTTCTAGAGCTGCCTAAAAATGTTTTTGCCTTCACTGCTGTTACTTCTGTTCTCAAGAGACCTTCCCAGGAGACAGGCTTACACCAGGCAATGAGTACATCTGTTAGTAAGAGGCAGACACGAAAAGCTCTTCAATCAGTCAGTGAATAAGAGGTGTAAGACCCTTTGAATTGCCTACAATATCCAACAAGCAGACAAAAATAatcacagcatcacagaatcctgttacattaaaaaaattgtgaCCCCTAGTTGGACTGGAAAGAACCTATAGGTTTTTGAAAATCCCCCTTGCTTGACTTTCTCATCCCTTCCTCTTATCTGAATTCCACTGGGAAGATCAGACTAGGACAAAGTCCAACCCCAGGGTATGTCATTGCATAGTTCAAGATGTGATGAATGTTTGTGAATTCTCCACCTCCCCTCTCAACACTCCAAAAGTGGGACCAGGTAAAAGAGAGGGCTGTACTGGAAAGAACCCCACATTCCAGCAATGAGAACCATGGCAGGGGTGTAATTCAGGGCTCTGCTGCTAATTGGTGCTTGAGGGAACACACATCTGACTAGCCAATGTGCATCcagaggaatttttgggaaagaTATTTCAGTGTTCTAAGCTTGCAAATTTAACCTAGAGGCAACCCTACTAAGAGACTACCAAGCCTTCTTTCAAGTATTTTCATGTATTAAGAAGAGTAATTTATTATTTGAGAGGTGTTTGTTGACCTGAATCTTCCTGTTGCTCTCTATGGTAACCTGTTCTGGCACAATTCTTTTAACTTCTTCTGACCAataaattttctgtttcctcaTGCATATATTAGTACAAATATGAAAGAGATAATGGGTCAGAAAAGGCAGTAATTCACACTGGAACAAAACTGCTATGGTTTCCTGCTTTGGTGCTGGGCACAATGGATTCCTCTAGGCAGAACCATCTGCTACAGAAGGACACTCAGACAGTCTTTCTTTGATAGTCTTAGTAAAAGAGGGAAGTTGCTTGCTGGAAATTCTGTACAATCTTAACAGTGCCAGGCATTTGGACTGCAATGCAAAAGCTGCAGAAGGTGGCTTTTACCATTGAACTGTCTCAGAAAACCAGTTGCATGAGTAGATACTCATGCTAAATGTGGAGGTGATGCTCAGGATCCtagaagtgttccaggccacACAGATATCTCCCACAGCAGAGATGGATTGATATAATTTATTCCTCTATGGAGAAGAGCCTTTATGCCAAAGAAATGTTATGTTTTCCTGGGTTCCCTttgaagcaaagcaaaatctGTCAGCTGATTTGACAGTTGGCTCACAGAAAAGCAATGCTTTGAGAACCCATCTGTCCCAACCCAAAGCTGCTGTTTGTCACTGCTATAATACATCAGGTAGCCAAGATCTTGGTGAGTATCCAGTTCAATACCCAGTACACCTGGCAGGACCATGTCAGGTATGGAGAGATACAAAGTTTTTGAGATCACCAGAGACTTTCTGGGCTTGCCATTAGGACCTTTGGGTGACTTCTCTTCTGCATAGTgctaaaaaaatcacagtttctCTGTTATGCAGTAAAAGAACTGGAATGGCTTGAGCGCTGCCCATCGGCTGAGTTGCACCAATGTGAGCAGAAACAATAATGGATGTATGTTGGAGCCAATTCAGCTTTTGGTGCAAACATAAATAAGTACATGGGTCTGATTCAGGAAGGAAGAGCTGTCTCAAGTCATTACATTCAAATTACCATTGTTTTCCCTCAGAGAAAGGTACGCAGTCATTGCAGAAATCTAATCATGCACCCACTTACATCTGTAGGTGCTTAAATAACCACACAAATAAGATTCATGCTTGAGAGAGAGGTCTGGAGTCAATTGGATCTGACTCCTAAGTGCCAGGTCTTTTGTGATAACTGAATGTGAACTCCTATGCCACACAGGGGCTTTTGGAAATTCCACCGCCTGCAGAAAGTCACTAGTACCACACAGGAAGCGGCCAAGCATTTCCATTAAGTAGTAGGAAATCTATACAAGGATCTACCTTCTGTAGATCTACTTTGTGTTTGTCTCAGGTTTTATGCTCTCTCCTGTTACTAGTGCCTTGGGCTGCTCTACAGAACACAAAACCAGTGCCAGCCAGGGCGTTGCTGCACAGGTGCTTGTACACAGGGGCCACAGCAGAGCTTGTTGCTGTTGCAAAGTCTTTCTCTTTATCCTGGGAAACTTTATCCATTAGGAATGGTTTGCAGAATTCTGATGTGTGAACTGTGAGTGCTGACAGAGGCGAAGGAGTGATTTGAGAGGTCAGTGAAGTGCAAGACGTAAGTTGATCAGCTGAGACATCTTTGCCCTGCCTTGTGTCACCTGCTTATGCCACTGTTATAAGGGGTGTGGGGGCCTGACAGAGACCTGCTAAAATGTTTTCTCCGTGGAACAGACAGGCACAGCTAAGCCTCTGTGACAGCCCAAGAGAGCTGGTATGAAACACAGACCTGGAAATACTAGATTCTTGTCTAAGAACAGATTGCAATTTTCAGCcaataaatttttaataatatctaTGTAACTAAATAGAAACATTGGCTTGCGGACAAAGGACTCTTAAGATTAATTATTGATCTCTTCTTGATGTTCAGAGATGCTTCTCATAGATGACACATAAAGCGTGTTTCTTAAGGAGCAATGTTAAGCCTTTGCACAGGGCTGCCATCAGTCATGCAAGCCCTTCCCTGTGTAGTACCAGGGGGATTGAAGAGCACAGTCATCTTGTGCTGGCCTTCTCAAGGCATGAAAAGTTCCCTTCATGCCTTTAGTGTCACCACTGAACATATCATTCAGTTTAGTACTACATACGTAGGACATTCCTGACTTGGTGCCAAAGAGAAGTCCAGGTACATTTAACTTTCTAGAGTGCCACCACAGCCTTGGGGTATGGTTATACAACAACATCTAAAACAATGGCCCTGCAGACTCTCCTCTCTGTACAGTCTGCAGCTAAGGCAGGGAATATCTGGCAGAAACGGGTATCAGAGAAGGAGCAGTAAGACACAGTATCATGACACTCGGGTCGTCTGGTCATTGTCAGAAGctggaggaagaagagaggCAAACAGCTGATATTTAGTATATGTCACCTAAACTCAAGACAGGCAAGGGAACTAGTTTTTGATGATAAT encodes:
- the EVA1C gene encoding protein eva-1 homolog C isoform X7, translating into MCSAWEPETRMTEPRNCVAPTSLQLQFQEHSWSGSTSMSSMSTQSFCQTGRESTRPFVYNTADLLAVFLCCHFQRSCTKVLDECQNLRSCQLLVNSRVFGPDLCPGTTKFLLVSFKCKPTEYKTKSACENQELKLHCQESKFLIIYSATYGRWAHEESVCSTKAEHTPPFDCLSYTALEVLSKRCYGKQRCKITVSSRDFGSPCLPGVTKYLNVSYACVPKFILTAVNPLVPDNKSSVKQNNGVDLDPRESRLPKKDGTIVSSNYLATFAYIKDHLERAALLFVSSVCVGLILTLCALVICVLCPSDIQKLHRKRDQLVPESARAYESSEQEEEEEEEDSSLSNTQDETDGLYRPCYSGYNSAEAAELAERIERREQIIQEIWMSSGLDMTPPRNMNTFYINEQ
- the EVA1C gene encoding protein eva-1 homolog C isoform X5, which encodes MRDGDAGQHPRRAQVEPGQLLRLLSCVVLVCGAEVAALADFSGYLTKLLQNHTAYACDGQHLSLHCPRHSTISVQSAFYGQDPHMCSAWEPETRMTEPRNCVAPTSLQVPHVEKVLKKVLDECQNLRSCQLLVNSRVFGPDLCPGTTKFLLVSFKCKPTEYKTKSACENQELKLHCQESKFLIIYSATYGRWAHEESVCSTKAEHTPPFDCLSYTALEVLSKRCYGKQRCKITVSSRDFGSPCLPGVTKYLNVSYACVPKFILTAVNPLVPDNKSSVKQNNGVDLDPRESRLPKKDGTIVSSNYLATFAYIKDHLERAALLFVSSVCVGLILTLCALVICVLCPSDIQKLHRKRDQLVPESARAYESSEQEEEEEEEDSSLSNTQDETDGLYRPCYSGYNSAEAAELAERIERREQIIQEIWMSSGLDMTPPRNMNTFYINEQ
- the EVA1C gene encoding protein eva-1 homolog C isoform X6, yielding MRDGDAGQHPRRAQVEPGQLLRLLSCVVLVCGAEVAALADFSGYLTKLLQNHTAYACDGQHLSLHCPRHSTISVQSAFYGQDPHMCSAWEPETRMTEPRNCVAPTSLQKVLDECQNLRSCQLLVNSRVFGPDLCPGTTKFLLVSFKCKPTEYKTKSACENQELKLHCQESKFLIIYSATYGRWAHEESVCSTKAEHTPPFDCLSYTALEVLSKRCYGKQRCKITVSSRDFGSPCLPGVTKYLNVSYACVPKFILTAVNPLVPDNKSSVKQNNGVDLDPRESRLPKKDGTIVSSNYLATFAYIKDHLERAALLFVSSVCVGLILTLCALVICVLCPSDIQKLHRKRDQLVPESARAYESSEQEEEEEEEDSSLSNTQDETDGLYRPCYSGYNSAEAAELAERIERREQIIQEIWMSSGLDMTPPRNMNTFYINEQ
- the EVA1C gene encoding protein eva-1 homolog C isoform X4, which encodes MERFGRDRNDHLVPPSIPTPCHGFPGLQPAVILNHHGLNFGVEGESTECREAGRGDNFSGYLTKLLQNHTAYACDGQHLSLHCPRHSTISVQSAFYGQDPHMCSAWEPETRMTEPRNCVAPTSLQKVLDECQNLRSCQLLVNSRVFGPDLCPGTTKFLLVSFKCKPTEYKTKSACENQELKLHCQESKFLIIYSATYGRWAHEESVCSTKAEHTPPFDCLSYTALEVLSKRCYGKQRCKITVSSRDFGSPCLPGVTKYLNVSYACVPKFILTAVNPLVPDNKSSVKQNNGVDLDPRESRLPKKDGTIVSSNYLATFAYIKDHLERAALLFVSSVCVGLILTLCALVICVLCPSDIQKLHRKRDQLVPESARAYESSEQEEEEEEEDSSLSNTQDETDGLYRPCYSGYNSAEAAELAERIERREQIIQEIWMSSGLDMTPPRNMNTFYINEQ
- the EVA1C gene encoding protein eva-1 homolog C isoform X3, with translation MERFGRDRNDHLVPPSIPTPCHGFPGLQPAVILNHHGLNFGVEGESTECREAGRGDNFSGYLTKLLQNHTAYACDGQHLSLHCPRHSTISVQSAFYGQDPHMCSAWEPETRMTEPRNCVAPTSLQVPHVEKVLKKVLDECQNLRSCQLLVNSRVFGPDLCPGTTKFLLVSFKCKPTEYKTKSACENQELKLHCQESKFLIIYSATYGRWAHEESVCSTKAEHTPPFDCLSYTALEVLSKRCYGKQRCKITVSSRDFGSPCLPGVTKYLNVSYACVPKFILTAVNPLVPDNKSSVKQNNGVDLDPRESRLPKKDGTIVSSNYLATFAYIKDHLERAALLFVSSVCVGLILTLCALVICVLCPSDIQKLHRKRDQLVPESARAYESSEQEEEEEEEDSSLSNTQDETDGLYRPCYSGYNSAEAAELAERIERREQIIQEIWMSSGLDMTPPRNMNTFYINEQ